From Suricata suricatta isolate VVHF042 chromosome 1, meerkat_22Aug2017_6uvM2_HiC, whole genome shotgun sequence, a single genomic window includes:
- the CCNI gene encoding cyclin-I isoform X1, with the protein MKFPGPLENQRLSFLLEKAISREAQMWKVNVPKMPTNQNVSPSQRDEVIQWLAKLKYQFNLYPETFALASSLLDRFLATVKAHPKYLSCIAISCFFLAAKTVEEDERIPVLKVLARDSFCGCSSSEILRMERIILDKLNWDLHTATPLDFLHIFHAIAVSARPQLLFSLPKLSPSQHLAVLTKQLLHCMACNQLLQFKGSMLALAMVSLEMEKLIPDWLPLTIELLQKAQMASSQLIHCRELVARHLSSLQSSLPLNSVYVYRPLKHTLVTCDKGVFRLHSSSVPGPDLDFSKDNSKPEVPVRGAAAFYHHLPAASGCKHTSAKRKVEEMEVDDFYDGIKRLYNEDNASENVGSVCGSDLSRQEGHASPCPPLQPVSVM; encoded by the exons AATGTTTCTCCATCGCAGAGAGATGAAGTGATTCAGTGGCTGGCCAAACTCAAGTACCAATTCAACCTTTACCCAGAAACATTTGCTTTGGCTAGCAGTCTTTTGGACAGGTTTTTAGCTACtgtaaag GCCCACCCAAAATACTTGAGTTGTATTGCAATCAGCTGTTTTTTCCTAGCTGCCAAGACTGTTGAGGAGGATGag AGAATTCCAGTACTGAAGGTGTTGGCAAGAGACAGTTTCTGTGGATGCTCTTCATCTGAAATTCTCAGGATGGAGAGAATTATTCTGGATAAGTTGAATTGGGATCTTCACACAGCTACACCATTGGATTTTCTTCACATT ttccaCGCCATTGCAGTGTCAGCTAGGCCTCAGTTACTTTTCAGTTTGCCCAAACTGAGCCCATCTCAACATTTGGCAGTCCTTACCAAGCAACTCCTTCACTGTATGGCCTGCAACCAACTTCTGCAATTCAAAGGATCCATGCTTGCTCTGGCCATGGTTAGTTTGGAAATGGAGAAACTCATTCCTGATTGGCTTCCTCTTACAATTGAACTGCTTCAGAAAGCACAG ATGGCTAGCTCCCAGCTGATCCACTGTCGGGAGCTTGTGGCACGCCACCTTTCTTCTCTGCAGTCTTCCCTGCCTCTGAATTCCGTTTATGTCTACCGTCCCCTCAAGCACACCCTGGTGACCTGTGACAAAGGAGTGTTCAGATTACATTCCTCCTCTGTCCCAGGCCCAGATTTAGATTTCTCCAAGGACAACAGCAAACCAGAAGTGCCAGTAAGAGGTGCAGCAGCCTTCTACCATCATCTCCCAGCTGCCAGTGGGTGCAAGCATACCTCTGCTAAACGCAAAGTAGAGGAAATGGAAGTGGATGACTTCTATGATGGAATCAAACGGCTCTATAATGAAGATAATGCTTCAGAAAATGTGGGTTCTGTATGTGGCAGTGATCTGTCAAGGCAAGAGGGACATGCTTCTCCTTGTCCACCTTTGCAGCCAGTTTCTGTCATGTAG
- the CCNI gene encoding cyclin-I isoform X3 has protein sequence MTPRHHCEAYSSAGEEEEEEEEEEEKNVSPSQRDEVIQWLAKLKYQFNLYPETFALASSLLDRFLATVKAHPKYLSCIAISCFFLAAKTVEEDERIPVLKVLARDSFCGCSSSEILRMERIILDKLNWDLHTATPLDFLHIFHAIAVSARPQLLFSLPKLSPSQHLAVLTKQLLHCMACNQLLQFKGSMLALAMVSLEMEKLIPDWLPLTIELLQKAQMASSQLIHCRELVARHLSSLQSSLPLNSVYVYRPLKHTLVTCDKGVFRLHSSSVPGPDLDFSKDNSKPEVPVRGAAAFYHHLPAASGCKHTSAKRKVEEMEVDDFYDGIKRLYNEDNASENVGSVCGSDLSRQEGHASPCPPLQPVSVM, from the exons AATGTTTCTCCATCGCAGAGAGATGAAGTGATTCAGTGGCTGGCCAAACTCAAGTACCAATTCAACCTTTACCCAGAAACATTTGCTTTGGCTAGCAGTCTTTTGGACAGGTTTTTAGCTACtgtaaag GCCCACCCAAAATACTTGAGTTGTATTGCAATCAGCTGTTTTTTCCTAGCTGCCAAGACTGTTGAGGAGGATGag AGAATTCCAGTACTGAAGGTGTTGGCAAGAGACAGTTTCTGTGGATGCTCTTCATCTGAAATTCTCAGGATGGAGAGAATTATTCTGGATAAGTTGAATTGGGATCTTCACACAGCTACACCATTGGATTTTCTTCACATT ttccaCGCCATTGCAGTGTCAGCTAGGCCTCAGTTACTTTTCAGTTTGCCCAAACTGAGCCCATCTCAACATTTGGCAGTCCTTACCAAGCAACTCCTTCACTGTATGGCCTGCAACCAACTTCTGCAATTCAAAGGATCCATGCTTGCTCTGGCCATGGTTAGTTTGGAAATGGAGAAACTCATTCCTGATTGGCTTCCTCTTACAATTGAACTGCTTCAGAAAGCACAG ATGGCTAGCTCCCAGCTGATCCACTGTCGGGAGCTTGTGGCACGCCACCTTTCTTCTCTGCAGTCTTCCCTGCCTCTGAATTCCGTTTATGTCTACCGTCCCCTCAAGCACACCCTGGTGACCTGTGACAAAGGAGTGTTCAGATTACATTCCTCCTCTGTCCCAGGCCCAGATTTAGATTTCTCCAAGGACAACAGCAAACCAGAAGTGCCAGTAAGAGGTGCAGCAGCCTTCTACCATCATCTCCCAGCTGCCAGTGGGTGCAAGCATACCTCTGCTAAACGCAAAGTAGAGGAAATGGAAGTGGATGACTTCTATGATGGAATCAAACGGCTCTATAATGAAGATAATGCTTCAGAAAATGTGGGTTCTGTATGTGGCAGTGATCTGTCAAGGCAAGAGGGACATGCTTCTCCTTGTCCACCTTTGCAGCCAGTTTCTGTCATGTAG